The sequence TAAAGAATCATTGGTTAATTAAAGATGTAAATGTGACAACAGATACTTTAAGATTAAATTTGACTGATTAAACATCATCAACATTTGGTGGAATCACGAGAAAACCTACATTTTAAGACGCTTAGCTAAATTCAGTTTTTACAGGTTAGTTTGTGATCTCTCTTTCAACCCAAGTGTCACCAGAACCTTGAATGGGTTAGCATTTCTCTTTGTTGTCACTTCCGGTAGTAACATTATTTTCGatcaaaaaaccctaaaaacattgATGGGAACTTGCTGAAAAGTGAAAAATTGGTTTATTCTTTTAAACTATGAATTAGATTAACATAGTAGTAGTCTTTGACGGGAACTTACTTTAACACACATAAGTTATAGATAAGCGTAACAATTGAGTAGTATATAGGATGGACAAATAGGATGACAATGGCAATCAGAAGTTTGGCCTAGAAAGGAGTCTGAGCCTCAGTGGTTCATTTTGGCCTTTCTCAAGTAACAATGAGATTGTATTGTCGCCTTACCCGGGGAAAACTTGAAATCTTAGAGCTGATTCAAGACAAATGTTGaaccattatattttttttttctcctgaCACTTTCTAAAACGATGTACATGGATATAGGTGCTGTAAAAAATTATAGTCTGATGAAACTATGTTATGTACTATAATTGCTTCATGATTAAACTATCGAGCAAATCATATATGTTTTGTGAAGAACAGCTGCGACGGTGTTGATGTTGATTGGAACAGGAATGGCGCAAGCACTAATGATCTATCTAAAGGATGCAAGAATTGACGAGAGCAACACTGAGCCATGGGTGCAAGATTTGATGGAAGGTAAAATATGCTGACCTTACTGTTGAGGAGCGATTTTATGCTTTGTCTGGCGTGGCAACTCCCTTCCGCCCCTGTTATGTCCCCACCTATCTTTTCTGGTTGGATGATGAATGTTGTACAGGAACGAAAACGCTCTCAAGAAGCAAATGTGTGCGGAAGGCAACTGGGTAAGGCAGCTTAAAGAAGAGTACCGTACACAATGAAGTCTCAAAGTTTGTTTTTTTAAAGGAACCAAGACTGGTTTAAATACCAAAGATCAATGAGGCATCCGTGAAGTGGAAAGGAACCCCATGAAATTATCAGCAAAAACATTCATCTGCTGCTGCGAAACAATTTCTGTCACAATTCAAGTTTTAGATTACTCAGTGAGCAGAGGAGATGTACGTATGTATGTCCCTGctacaatatttttgttttttgtttttgttttgatacaATCTGCTACAAAATATTCTAATGGTGTTCAACAGATTAATAAAACGGGAAGTTGTAAAGATAGATTCGAAATAGTGGATTTTGGGGTTCATGGTTTTTACGAATTTATAGAAactattttagggtttagagcaaccacagtcatgagacggaccaaataccaaaagccagactaaaagccaaaaaaaattggtattctgggtgttcaagcgcaatgggggacgaccaaaatttggtgaagcgtaacttatacgaaCGCTTGGTGCAGACGGAACTTATACTCACGTTTCTTGACCGAGCGTTCTTTAAAATATGCGTCTGAATGAAACGGAGTTATTACGTGCGCCTGATTGAGGCGTAGGTATAGTTCACGCCTAACATGGGACGGCGATGGGAAGTGCGTCTACTGGGACGGAGAAGTTATGTGCGTCTGATACATACGGAGATAGAAAGTGTGTATGAATCGGGCGGACATAGAAGGTGCGTCTGGGTAGGGCGGATATGGAAGGTGCGTCTGGGTAGGGCGTACTTACTATCAACGCCTGAAATGGGGCGTATTTATTATCAACGCCTGAAATGGGGCGTATTTATTATCAACGCCTGAATGCTTATGCTTGGAGTGGAGTCAGTCAGACAGAAACAAGTTAACAAACACTCTCTTATTCAAACAgcaacaaggaaagaaaaaagaaccTCTAATTTCCTCTTCTCTTCTTCACATCATTTGTTTCATTAAATGGAACCACCCATGAAAAAGCAAACTAAAACAATCTCTATGTCAACATTAATTGGATTTGATCAGATCTCAACAAAATCCGATAAAATCTCATCTGAAGATGTGAAAATTCTCACTTCTAATGGACTTAGAATCTTTGCTAACTCCATTCTATTGGTAATTAATTCTTCAACTCTAGTTTCTTAATTATTACAATTTCTCTAAAACATGCGTCTCACTCATACGCCCATAAAACATGCGTCTCACACAGACGTTAATAATACGTCCGTCTCCCGCATACGGTCATAATACATGCGCCCGGACCAGGCGCTTTTAGTAACTGCGTCCAAACCAGGCGTTTTTAATAACTGCGTCTGCTATGGGGCGTAGGTTTATCTACGTATGGCCCGGCGGTGTTTATAATAACGCCTAACTCAAACGCTCTATATACATCCGCCCCATTATCATACGTTATTTATACGTACGCCCGATGTGGAGCGTccactatacttccgtctgaaatcatacgcccactatacttccgtcccactattaatcattttagtctgggttggcgaccacatttggtcgcaaaccctaattaactggactaaatatggttttagtcagtaccactgcggctgaatttgggaccaaatttgggtatagtccccaaatttggtcatgactgtggttgctcttataaCGAGCAAAGCAAAGAGCTAAATCCTGGGTAAGGATGCAGTAGAGGTAGGGAAGGACTCCAATCAGACGAAGCGTATGGATCTGGGAGTGGAATTGTTAATCCAAACTTTAGATGAATTTTATGGGGCAGCCAATTTGCGGTGGTGCCGGGCTACCAATCAATAGACTCCACGTATGTAATAAGGATAGGATAGGATCCGGACTCAATTAGGAACCAAGATGTCTTTTTGTAGCTTGGAAACGAACGCCTCCATCTTTCCATCTTTCTCCTGTGCGAAAACCCATCTACCATATACCTAGGGATGGCaatggggcgggtatggggcggggaccttgaatcccatcccctacccgttcaaaaaaccaaaacccatcccCTACCCGTTCCCCATAAGAATGGGGCGGGACGGGTATGGGGAATCCCCGTAGGGGATGGGTTTCTCATGGGTTACCATAACACTATAATAAATATTTAGAATTTTATAAATAATaatagtttaaaaataattataatgtttcaaacaataataataacCCGTGCAGTGTATCTTAAAATTTTAAGTTTATCATAACTAAGCTAAAACTGAAAAATAAAGGAAACAATTGATCCACAGTGAAGAATCATGGTTCTTTTTACTTCTTAGTTCCTCATTGTTAACCATCTTCCTCCATGTTAATAATCTCATCATGgtcttcttcattatcttcccAAAAAGTTCCCCGTTCTGATTTTAATTCACCTGTTGAAATATAAATAAAATGTATCATATATAACCGTAAATAAGTATTTAAATGTAAAAATTGCTTTAGTAACAAATATTCTTTTACCTTCCATCTTATCCCACAACCAATCTTGAGTGCACATCAGAGCTTCCAATGTTTTTGGATGAAGTCGATTACGTTAGATACTCACAAATCTACCTCCCGTGCTAAAAGCAGATTCTGAAGCAACTATAGACACTGGAATCGCTAAGATGTCTCTAGCCATACACTGCAAGACCGGATATTTGATTCCATTTGTCTTCCACCATGCTAGTATGTCAAAATCATTCGCCCTAGGTAAAAGACTTTCCTCCAAATAACATGTTAACTCTGACTTAACAGTACTAGTCTGAGTGCTATTAGAGACAAACATATCAAATTTATCCAAAGGATCTACATCATCATCTAAACCATACATCTCTGATCGAGAAGTGGATGAAAAATCACTTTGGCCAATAGATTTATCAGCAAATACTTTCAATTCATACTCTTTAGCCAAATCATAACATAAATTGCTTACTCGAGTCATTTCGAAGTCTGCAAAAGATGGACCATAAATTTGCGGGAAGTAAAACTGAATCAATTTCATCTTAAACCTTGGATCCAACATAATTGCTACTGCCATCATCCCATTGATCACCATCCAATACTCTTGAAACTTTTCTATCATACCTGATGCCATTTTTcttatcacatcaaatttagatttACTCCACTCGTTCAATGACAATCTAATCTCACAAATACTTGGAAAAAAAAGATTGGTTGTAGGATATTTTACTCCAGAAAACTTCTCCGTGAAGTTATAAAATATCTTCAATTTATCACACATCTCCCTTGCCAACGACCAATCTTCTTCACCGGGAAAATACTTATATTGTGGCTCTCGTTGCTTTAGGCGAGTGAAGACCCTTTGATACTTAATAACAATATTAAGCATCATATATGTAGAGTTCCATCTAGTCTCACAATCAAGGACTAGCTTATTTGTACATGCAATATTTAACTGACGGGCAGCCTCTTCGAATTTTTCAACTCGTTTTGGTGTTGCTTTCCAGTAAGAAACACTATTACGAATCAACTCGATTTCCCCTTTAATCCCTTCTAATCCTTGCTTGACTATGAGAGCTAGTATGTGCGCACAACAACGCATATGAAACAAATCTCCACCCAATAGTAATGAGTTACTTGACAAATTTTCCAAGGTATTTTTGATCATAAGATCATTAGTGGTGCAATTATCAACAGTAATAGTAGATATCTTACCATCAATATTCCAATCCAACAGACATTCCATCAATGCTTCCGAGAGGACCTCAGTTGTATGTGGACATGGAACATACATAAACCTAGTACATATAACACATGTATTAGCAATAGAAAAAACATCTACATAAAATATATAGGTATATGTATTCATACCTGATAATTTGGCTTTGTAGGATCCATGAATCATCGATAAAATGAGATGTAATGACCATGTATCCCTTCTTTTGTTTACTGGTCCACATATCAGTGGTTAATGCAATTTTTCCTTGATGTTTCTCTAAAAGCTGCATTATTTTAACTTTTTCTTCATCGTATATTTTGAAAATGTCATTTTTAATGGTGTTTCGGGATACCACCTTAAACAGTGGTTGGAGTGCATTTGAATATCTTCTGAATCCTTCATGCTCGATGATGGAAAGCGGGTATTCATGTAGAATTATCATCTAAGCGAGCTCCTTCCTGGCGACagattgatcaaaattatatgttGTAAGCTGGTTTCGCACATCTTTTTTTCTACTCGGAGTAAGTACCGCTTGTCTTATGTCTGTCTGTTTAAGTCGAGGACAtcttttcatatgatcatgtagATTCTTTGTCCCATGGTTGCTTTTTCCTCCTAGTATCTTGTTGCAATGATCGCAAACCGCTTTGTCTTCCcctcttattttcttttttttttaagtgacCCCAAACTATGGACCTCTTCCTCCCTGTTCTTGTTTTGGTAGCTTCATCCTCGGCATCGTCACCATCAGCTGCATTTGGCTGCGCAGTATCATTAGATTGAAGTTGGACGTCATTAGCTGGTGGAGGCGAAGTTGGAGTTGTCCGTAcatggttttcatattgagattcTTCAGTTTC comes from Papaver somniferum cultivar HN1 chromosome 7, ASM357369v1, whole genome shotgun sequence and encodes:
- the LOC113296128 gene encoding zinc finger BED domain-containing protein RICESLEEPER 2-like, giving the protein MQLLEKHQGKIALTTDMWTSKQKKGYMVITSHFIDDSWILQSQIIRFMYVPCPHTTEVLSEALMECLLDWNIDGKISTITVDNCTTNDLMIKNTLENLSSNSLLLGGDLFHMRCCAHILALIVKQGLEGIKGEIELIRNSVSYWKATPKRVEKFEEAARQLNIACTNKLVLDCETRWNSTYMMLNIVIKYQRVFTRLKQREPQYKYFPGEEDWSLAREMCDKLKIFYNFTEKFSGVKYPTTNLFFPSICEIRLSLNEWSKSKFDVIRKMASGMIEKFQEYWMVINGMMAVAIMLDPRFKMKLIQFYFPQIYGPSFADFEMTRVSNLCYDLAKEYELKVFADKSIGQSDFSSTSRSEMYGLDDDVDPLDKFDMFVSNSTQTSTVKSELTCYLEESLLPRANDFDILAWWKTNGIKYPVLQCMARDILAIPVSIVASESAFSTGGELKSERGTFWEDNEEDHDEIINMEEDG